One segment of Zonotrichia albicollis isolate bZonAlb1 chromosome 4, bZonAlb1.hap1, whole genome shotgun sequence DNA contains the following:
- the PEX26 gene encoding peroxisome assembly protein 26, translating to MRAEPPAWAPGPAQAAALLEEAVDLLVLHRDFAAAVERCEAGCDSLGPGPGHQSFAEVKCSLCVVGIQALAEMNRWREVLSWVLQYYHVPEHLPPKVLELCILLYSKVREPQVMLEVGGSWLGSQANQSLPEFGSLLELYLAQVLLPLGRFGAAEELVRGCPALDSERRLRLLGTIGDSRASWARRDEETRPGAEEQQDPAAETLLGVLSQKLLTMLTLLRRTLRSMSNHFYLLPYKKMLLATFLLYLVVVRLDPASPTSLPFIYKLVQLFRQAWAAVLSPVHRPPIGD from the exons ATGAGGGCCGAGCCGCCCGCCTGGGCCCCGGGGCCGGCGCAGGCGGCCGCGCTGCTGGAGGAGGCGGTGGATCTGCTGGTGCTGCACCGCGACTTCGCCGCCGCCGTGGAGCGCTGCGAGGCGGGCTGCGACAGCCTGGGCCCCGGCCCTGGCCACCAGAG TTTTGCAGAAGTGAAATGCTCCCTTTGTGTTGTGGGGATCCAGGCGCTGGCCGAGATGAACCGGTGGAGAGAAGTTCTGTCTTGGGTCCTACAGTACTACCATGTCCCTGAGCATCTGCCTCCAAAAGTTCTGGAGCTGTG CATCCTGCTGTACAGCAAGGTGAGAGAGCCGCAGGTGATGCTGGAGGTCGGCGGCAGCTGGCTGGGATCCCAGGCCAACCAGAGTCTGCCCGAGTTCGGCTCGCTGCTGGAGCTGTACCTGGCGCAGgtgctgctgccgctggggcGCTTCGGGGCCGCGGAGGAGCTGGTGCGGGGCTGCCCCGCCTTGGACAGCGAGCGGCGCCTGCGACTCCTCGGCACCATCGGCGACAGCCGCGCCTCCTGGGCTCGGCGGGACGAGGAGACACGCCCgggggctgaggagcagcaggacccAGCCGCAGAAACGCTTCTGG GAGTGCTGTCCCAAAAGCTCCTGACCATGCTGACATTGCTACGTAGAACACTGAGGTCTATGTCAAACCACTTCTATTTACTTCCTTACAAGAAGATGCTCTTGGCCACTTTTTTGCTGTACCTGGTGGTGGTGAGATTAGACCCAG CTTCTCCCACGTCCCTGCCATTCATCTACAAACTGGTCCAGCTCTTCCGACAGGCTTGGGCAGCTGTGCTTTCTCCAGTCCACAGGCCTCCAATTGGAGACTGA